A stretch of Thermomicrobium roseum DSM 5159 DNA encodes these proteins:
- a CDS encoding ABC transporter permease — protein sequence METVKALPLTKSRRASLSAWQRFLKDRWAVAALLFLAVLAVVLVVGPAVAPHDPLKTNLGMRLKPPGTPGYPLGTDELGRDVLSRLLYGARPSIGVGFAAVGVAMLVGVPIGLLAGYFGGLLDTVVSRIVDVLLAFPYVLLAIAIVAALGPGLFNAMLAVGIAGVPYYVRIVRASALALRDQEFIQASRALGAGHGRILFRHVLPNALSPLIVAATLDVGWMITAAAGLSFLGLGAQPPQPEWGVMLSDGRQYVGVAPHLALVPGFAIFSVVLALNLVGDGLRDALDPRLRGVTAQE from the coding sequence ATGGAGACGGTAAAAGCGCTTCCACTCACCAAGAGCCGACGAGCGTCCCTGAGCGCCTGGCAGCGGTTCCTCAAAGACCGCTGGGCTGTCGCAGCGCTCCTGTTCCTGGCCGTTCTCGCTGTCGTTCTCGTTGTCGGTCCGGCCGTCGCGCCCCACGATCCCCTCAAGACCAACCTCGGCATGCGACTGAAACCCCCCGGTACACCAGGGTATCCTCTCGGTACCGACGAGCTCGGCCGCGACGTGCTGAGCCGGCTCCTGTACGGCGCACGCCCCTCCATCGGTGTCGGTTTCGCGGCTGTCGGTGTCGCCATGCTCGTCGGTGTGCCGATCGGGCTTCTGGCTGGCTACTTCGGTGGACTTCTCGATACCGTCGTCTCCCGTATCGTCGACGTGCTGCTCGCCTTCCCGTACGTGCTCCTCGCCATCGCGATCGTCGCTGCGCTCGGCCCCGGCCTCTTCAACGCGATGTTGGCGGTCGGGATCGCCGGTGTGCCGTACTATGTCCGCATCGTCCGGGCGAGCGCACTCGCGCTCCGTGACCAGGAATTCATCCAGGCGAGTCGCGCGCTCGGTGCCGGTCACGGACGCATTCTGTTCCGTCACGTCTTGCCGAATGCCTTGTCACCGTTGATCGTGGCAGCGACACTCGATGTGGGCTGGATGATCACGGCGGCCGCCGGTCTGAGTTTCCTGGGGCTCGGTGCGCAGCCTCCGCAGCCGGAGTGGGGCGTCATGCTGAGCGACGGGCGACAATACGTCGGTGTCGCTCCCCATCTCGCGCTGGTGCCCGGTTTCGCCATCTTCAGCGTCGTTCTCGCCCTGAACCTGGTCGGCGATGGCTTGCGGGATGCGCTCGACCCGCGGCTACGCGGTGTGACGGCGCAGGAATGA
- a CDS encoding DUF1028 domain-containing protein, translating into MQPSTFSIVAVDLATGELGVAVASKFLAVGAVVPWARAGVGAVATQSYANVSYGPTGLELMAAGYSASETLARLLADDPERELRQVGIVDARGGTATFTGSACHAWAGGRTGPGYAVQGNILTGPEVVDAMAHAFETTEGPLAARLLAALAAGDAAGGDRRGKQSAALLVVKERGGYGGYTDRFIDLRVDDHPEPVAELQRLYGIWRLYFEKPKPEDRLSLEGAVLVELQELMRALGYYQGPVHGQWDEATRRAYATLIGNENFEERIPLDADWIDRAVLEYLRALAHRRETPNAGGVAH; encoded by the coding sequence ATGCAGCCCTCGACCTTTTCGATCGTTGCGGTCGATCTGGCGACCGGTGAACTGGGAGTCGCTGTCGCCTCCAAGTTCCTCGCCGTCGGTGCCGTCGTCCCCTGGGCGCGTGCCGGCGTCGGCGCCGTCGCCACCCAGTCCTATGCGAACGTCTCCTACGGGCCGACCGGCCTCGAGCTCATGGCAGCTGGCTATTCGGCTAGCGAGACGCTCGCTCGTCTTCTCGCCGACGACCCGGAACGCGAGTTGCGCCAAGTCGGCATCGTCGATGCGCGCGGCGGCACGGCGACCTTCACCGGGAGTGCCTGTCACGCGTGGGCCGGCGGCCGTACGGGGCCAGGGTACGCCGTACAGGGAAACATCCTCACCGGCCCGGAAGTGGTCGACGCCATGGCCCATGCCTTCGAGACGACCGAGGGCCCACTGGCAGCGCGTCTTCTGGCAGCACTGGCGGCTGGCGACGCAGCGGGAGGAGACCGGCGTGGGAAACAATCCGCTGCGCTCCTCGTCGTCAAGGAGCGCGGCGGCTACGGCGGCTACACCGATCGCTTCATCGACCTCCGGGTCGACGATCATCCCGAGCCAGTCGCTGAACTCCAGCGTCTGTATGGAATCTGGCGCCTCTATTTCGAGAAGCCGAAGCCAGAAGATCGCCTCTCGCTCGAAGGCGCCGTGCTCGTCGAGCTCCAGGAACTCATGCGCGCTCTCGGCTACTACCAGGGACCGGTGCACGGCCAGTGGGACGAGGCAACGCGCCGCGCTTATGCCACGCTCATCGGCAACGAGAACTTCGAGGAGCGGATCCCGCTCGATGCCGACTGGATCGACCGGGCTGTCCTGGAGTATCTCCGGGCTCTCGCTCACCGACGCGAGACGCCCAACGCAGGGGGTGTTGCGCACTGA
- a CDS encoding ABC transporter substrate-binding protein, giving the protein MDSPEGTALLDEIKNFRPQQILASGPFQFDYGSITNSQLTLVKNPNGVNADQVLFDRLVIYNGETPDVTPLVLAGDVDYATHGFPPATEKAFQQQGLRIIRPPVYSGPALLFNLDKLPEFRDKRARQALAYAIDRAQNGTVALGDSGKAVKYMAGFSDILVPDWIAQADLAKLNTYDHNPDRAAELLQQAGWRKNGDTWQTPEGKNAEYELLFPAEYADWSASAQNVADQLTRFGIKVAPRSVTYSQQPIEVDKGNFQLAIQAWGSTTNPHPHFAFVQDLFTHNIPIAANQGGRGMGFELKQKTDILGEVDLEQLVVDAGLGLDAEMQKANVTKVALAFNELLPMIPLFERYGNNPVREGVRVQPWPPDNDPIYLNAPYGDNFAVMMIWTGRLKPV; this is encoded by the coding sequence ATGGACTCCCCCGAGGGCACGGCGCTCTTGGATGAAATCAAGAACTTCCGACCGCAGCAGATTCTCGCCAGTGGACCATTCCAATTCGATTACGGCAGCATCACGAACTCGCAACTCACGCTCGTCAAGAACCCCAACGGCGTCAACGCGGACCAGGTTCTATTCGACCGGCTCGTGATCTACAACGGCGAAACACCCGACGTCACCCCGTTGGTCCTGGCCGGCGATGTCGATTACGCTACCCACGGTTTCCCGCCGGCAACGGAAAAGGCCTTCCAGCAACAGGGACTCCGCATCATCCGACCGCCGGTCTACTCTGGTCCCGCCCTCCTGTTCAACCTCGACAAACTTCCGGAGTTCCGCGACAAGCGCGCTCGCCAGGCGCTTGCCTACGCGATCGATCGCGCCCAGAACGGGACGGTCGCCTTGGGTGACTCCGGAAAAGCGGTCAAGTATATGGCCGGCTTTTCCGACATCCTGGTTCCCGACTGGATCGCTCAGGCCGATCTCGCCAAGCTGAATACCTACGACCACAATCCCGATCGGGCGGCGGAACTCCTGCAACAAGCTGGCTGGCGCAAGAACGGTGACACCTGGCAGACCCCCGAAGGAAAGAACGCCGAATACGAACTCCTCTTCCCGGCAGAGTACGCTGACTGGTCAGCCAGCGCCCAGAACGTCGCCGATCAGTTGACTCGCTTCGGCATCAAAGTGGCGCCGCGCAGCGTGACGTACTCCCAGCAACCGATCGAGGTCGATAAGGGGAACTTCCAGCTCGCCATTCAGGCCTGGGGATCGACGACCAACCCGCATCCTCACTTCGCCTTCGTCCAGGACCTCTTCACGCACAATATCCCCATCGCCGCCAACCAGGGCGGCCGCGGTATGGGCTTCGAACTGAAGCAAAAGACCGATATCCTCGGTGAGGTCGACCTGGAGCAGCTGGTCGTGGATGCCGGGCTCGGGCTCGATGCCGAGATGCAAAAGGCCAACGTCACCAAGGTCGCCCTCGCGTTCAACGAACTCCTCCCCATGATCCCGCTTTTCGAGCGGTACGGAAACAACCCGGTCCGCGAGGGGGTGCGTGTCCAGCCCTGGCCACCCGACAACGACCCGATCTATCTCAATGCCCCGTACGGCGACAATTTCGCGGTCATGATGATCTGGACGGGTCGTCTCAAGCCCGTGTGA
- a CDS encoding Gfo/Idh/MocA family protein yields the protein MPSPIEAVMVGAGNRGTLAYGAYARRLPWDLRFVAVAEPNDERRLRFASEHGIPPERQFRSWQELAERPQLAPALVNATMDRDHYPSTIAFLEAGYHVLLEKPMATTPEHCIALVETAHRHGRLLQIAHVLRYAPFFRTIYDLVHSGRLGEIVSLDWRENLSYYHFAHSFIRGNWANTERTSPMILTKCCHDLDLLVWILDRPCERLASFGSLTHFTPANAPPGVPDRCLDGCPITDECPYFAPRIYLVTAHGGAFQHAVSPDPSPEAILEALRTGPYGRCVYHCDNTAVDHQVVLMEFAGQLAVSLTMQGCSHVEGRTVRIDGTRATLLANESRREIVVVDHATGDSETIRLGPPLGGHGGGDLGLIRAFVRAVRGERSDVLTSAQQAVESHLLAFAAEEARLTRTVVDLPAFRNRIGVSHVVASD from the coding sequence ATGCCATCCCCGATCGAAGCCGTTATGGTCGGTGCCGGTAACCGCGGAACACTCGCCTACGGAGCGTATGCCAGGCGACTTCCCTGGGATCTGCGCTTCGTGGCAGTCGCGGAGCCGAACGACGAGCGCCGTCTCCGCTTCGCCAGCGAGCACGGCATTCCGCCTGAACGTCAGTTTCGTTCCTGGCAGGAACTCGCTGAACGGCCGCAACTGGCCCCAGCCCTCGTCAATGCCACGATGGACCGCGACCATTACCCCAGTACGATCGCTTTCCTCGAAGCCGGCTACCATGTCCTGCTCGAAAAGCCGATGGCGACGACCCCTGAGCACTGCATCGCGCTGGTCGAGACCGCGCACCGCCACGGTCGGCTACTCCAAATCGCTCATGTCCTCCGCTATGCGCCCTTCTTTCGTACGATCTACGATCTGGTGCACAGTGGTCGCCTGGGGGAGATCGTTTCGCTCGACTGGCGCGAGAATCTCTCTTACTATCACTTCGCGCATAGCTTCATCCGCGGCAACTGGGCCAATACCGAGCGGACGAGCCCGATGATTCTCACCAAGTGTTGTCACGACCTCGATCTCCTGGTGTGGATACTCGATCGGCCCTGCGAGCGCCTTGCCTCCTTCGGCTCACTGACTCACTTCACCCCGGCGAACGCCCCACCAGGCGTTCCCGACCGTTGCCTGGACGGTTGCCCGATCACCGACGAGTGTCCTTACTTCGCCCCCCGCATCTACCTCGTCACCGCTCATGGTGGCGCCTTCCAGCACGCCGTCTCACCCGATCCCAGTCCAGAGGCGATCCTGGAAGCCCTACGGACTGGCCCCTACGGACGCTGTGTCTATCACTGCGACAACACGGCTGTCGATCATCAGGTCGTCCTAATGGAGTTCGCTGGACAGTTGGCAGTCTCGCTCACCATGCAAGGTTGCTCGCACGTCGAAGGGCGAACGGTCCGCATCGATGGCACGCGCGCCACCCTGCTCGCGAACGAGTCACGGCGCGAGATCGTCGTCGTTGACCACGCGACCGGCGACAGCGAAACGATCCGACTCGGCCCGCCACTCGGCGGACACGGTGGTGGCGATCTCGGTCTCATCCGCGCTTTCGTCCGCGCCGTCCGCGGTGAGCGCTCGGATGTCCTCACGAGCGCGCAGCAAGCGGTCGAAAGTCACCTGCTCGCCTTCGCTGCCGAGGAAGCACGCCTCACGCGCACAGTCGTCGATCTCCCCGCGTTTCGGAACCGAATAGGGGTGAGTCATGTCGTTGCTTCAGACTGA
- a CDS encoding SIS domain-containing protein has translation MSLLQTEIESQPSILQRLLDLARPLAIEAAARIRAFDPHYVVIAARGSSDNAARYAQYLFGAVNRLPVALATPSLFTLYHQPPALRDALVIGISQSGQSPDIVAVLEEARRQHALTLAVTNDPASPLGQAAELVFPLFAGEERAIAATKTYTSQLLALAMLSTALHPSPERWSELQGIPTAVARAIEQAEPACAAAAAFRDEQRLVVIGRGFNYATAFEIALKLKELCALVAEPYSSADFRHGPIAMVEPGFPVVAIAVSGAVLDDIVSLLDDLERRRAALILISDRPELLARAQLPFQLPSGVPEWLSPIVGVIPGQLFASALARARGLDPDRPRGLQKITRTR, from the coding sequence ATGTCGTTGCTTCAGACTGAGATCGAGAGCCAGCCTTCGATCCTCCAGCGATTGCTCGATCTCGCGCGACCACTGGCGATCGAAGCAGCCGCTCGCATTCGCGCATTCGATCCCCATTACGTCGTCATCGCCGCCCGCGGCAGTTCCGACAATGCGGCTCGTTACGCGCAGTATCTCTTCGGTGCCGTCAACCGACTCCCGGTTGCCCTGGCTACCCCCTCGCTCTTCACGCTCTACCACCAACCACCTGCGCTCCGCGATGCCCTCGTCATCGGGATCAGTCAGAGTGGCCAGTCTCCCGACATCGTCGCCGTACTCGAGGAGGCTCGGCGCCAGCACGCCTTGACGCTCGCCGTCACCAACGACCCCGCCTCACCCCTGGGGCAGGCGGCCGAACTCGTCTTCCCGCTTTTCGCCGGCGAGGAGCGCGCGATCGCCGCCACCAAGACGTACACTAGCCAGCTCCTCGCGCTCGCCATGCTCAGCACTGCCCTCCACCCCTCGCCCGAGCGCTGGAGCGAGCTCCAGGGCATCCCCACTGCAGTCGCGCGAGCGATCGAGCAGGCGGAGCCAGCCTGCGCTGCCGCCGCAGCATTCCGGGACGAGCAGCGGCTGGTCGTCATCGGCCGAGGCTTCAACTACGCTACCGCTTTCGAAATCGCCCTCAAACTCAAGGAACTCTGTGCGCTCGTCGCCGAGCCGTACTCGTCCGCCGATTTCCGCCACGGCCCCATCGCCATGGTCGAGCCTGGCTTCCCGGTCGTTGCGATCGCTGTGTCGGGAGCCGTCCTCGACGACATCGTCTCCCTGCTCGACGATCTCGAGCGGCGTCGGGCCGCTCTTATCCTGATCTCCGATCGTCCCGAGCTCCTCGCGCGCGCTCAGCTGCCCTTCCAGCTTCCGTCCGGTGTCCCAGAATGGCTTTCGCCCATCGTCGGGGTCATACCCGGCCAACTCTTCGCCAGCGCGCTCGCCCGGGCGCGCGGGCTCGATCCCGACCGACCGCGTGGCCTGCAGAAGATCACGCGGACGCGATGA
- the nagA gene encoding N-acetylglucosamine-6-phosphate deacetylase, whose product MRFVLAGATLIDTGIADPAAWLVVGDSAIAAVGATAHGTGPVIDATGLLVVPGFIDLHTHGGGGFALHTTEPEEIVAYAAWVPRTGTTAFLINVVGVPDGLPERQLAAAATAMTLARRGAEPLGIYLEGPYLNPKRRGAHHPSWLRAPDRTELSRLLAVSRGFLRVMTLAPELPGAEELVHLLVTHGVTVALGHTDATYEQARRAFQAGARLVTHCFNAMPPLLHRAPGPIGALVEVDHAVGELIADGHHVVPPAMRVLIRALGPQRTAIVTDAQPAAGLPTGTSFSFAGLPAHVDGQVARLSDGTLAGSILTMDQALRNLVSLVGVPLADAVTMLATTPARVAGVAERKGRLLPGYDADFVVLNADLQVIATYCRGQLAHATAEWHDRLAAAGLRVSASVDEEQAQ is encoded by the coding sequence ATGCGCTTCGTCCTGGCCGGAGCCACACTGATCGACACCGGAATCGCTGACCCAGCAGCCTGGCTCGTCGTCGGCGACTCCGCCATCGCGGCGGTCGGAGCCACTGCCCACGGAACGGGTCCGGTCATCGACGCGACCGGTCTCCTGGTCGTTCCCGGTTTCATCGACCTCCACACGCATGGCGGTGGCGGATTCGCCCTGCACACGACGGAACCGGAGGAAATCGTCGCCTATGCGGCCTGGGTCCCGCGGACTGGTACGACTGCCTTCCTCATCAACGTGGTCGGGGTACCCGACGGCCTGCCCGAACGCCAGCTGGCCGCCGCGGCCACAGCCATGACCCTCGCACGCCGGGGTGCGGAGCCACTCGGCATCTACCTCGAGGGCCCGTACCTCAACCCGAAGCGGCGTGGCGCTCATCACCCCTCCTGGCTCCGCGCACCCGACCGCACCGAACTCTCCCGCCTCCTCGCCGTGAGCCGCGGCTTCCTCCGCGTCATGACACTGGCCCCGGAACTGCCTGGTGCCGAGGAACTCGTGCACCTGCTCGTCACGCATGGGGTGACGGTCGCGCTCGGGCACACGGACGCCACCTATGAGCAAGCCCGGCGTGCCTTCCAGGCTGGTGCCCGTCTGGTGACGCACTGTTTCAACGCCATGCCGCCGCTCCTGCACCGTGCCCCCGGCCCGATCGGGGCGCTCGTCGAGGTCGACCACGCCGTCGGTGAACTGATCGCTGACGGACACCACGTCGTACCACCCGCGATGCGCGTCCTCATTCGCGCACTCGGACCGCAGCGCACGGCCATCGTTACCGATGCGCAGCCAGCCGCGGGCCTCCCGACAGGCACGAGTTTCTCGTTCGCTGGCTTGCCGGCGCACGTCGACGGGCAGGTCGCTCGCTTGAGCGATGGCACACTGGCGGGGAGCATCCTGACCATGGACCAGGCGCTGCGCAACCTCGTCTCGCTCGTCGGGGTGCCGCTGGCGGACGCCGTCACCATGCTGGCCACCACACCGGCCCGCGTCGCCGGTGTTGCCGAGCGCAAGGGACGACTGCTCCCCGGCTACGATGCCGATTTCGTCGTCCTGAACGCCGACCTGCAGGTGATCGCGACCTACTGCCGGGGCCAGCTCGCCCACGCGACCGCCGAGTGGCACGACCGCCTCGCTGCTGCTGGTCTCCGCGTGTCCGCGAGCGTCGACGAGGAGCAGGCGCAGTGA
- a CDS encoding serine hydrolase domain-containing protein produces MTLHDPFAAAWAVVLDGSARDAYAGAVALVLNRRGVVLRAATGWACREPERILMTVETVFDLASLTKVVATLPCILQLVALGELDLETPVRTVLPPLRAAPWSGRVTVRQLLSHTSGLPAWLPLCLRAHSPDEYLAAIAQTELVARPGTQVIYSDLGFILLGEIVRSLTGHDIATLARREVFAPLSLHATCFRPPPDLRPRSAATERGNAFERSRAGPPGARYTPWREAVIWGEVHDGNAFYGLEGIAGHAGLFAPADELARFAQFWLDHGRWEGRQLLPSSLVSEATRPQAPGRGLGWMLAFSGTAAARGLHPTAYGHTGFTGTSLWIDPERELVIILLTNRVHPVVRAGIEAVRAAFTEAVARAAREVG; encoded by the coding sequence GTGACGCTCCACGATCCCTTCGCCGCTGCCTGGGCAGTTGTCCTCGATGGTTCGGCGCGCGATGCCTACGCCGGGGCTGTCGCGCTCGTCCTCAATCGCCGCGGCGTGGTCCTCCGTGCGGCCACAGGCTGGGCCTGCCGCGAGCCAGAGCGCATCCTGATGACCGTGGAGACCGTCTTCGACCTCGCCTCGCTGACCAAGGTTGTCGCCACCCTTCCCTGCATTCTCCAGCTGGTCGCGCTGGGCGAGCTGGACCTCGAGACACCCGTCAGAACGGTCCTTCCACCCCTCCGGGCTGCACCCTGGAGCGGTCGCGTGACGGTCCGCCAACTCCTCAGTCATACCAGTGGGCTCCCCGCCTGGTTACCGCTCTGCCTGAGGGCGCACAGCCCGGACGAGTATCTCGCGGCGATCGCTCAGACCGAACTCGTCGCGCGACCCGGTACTCAGGTCATTTACAGCGATCTCGGTTTCATCCTGCTGGGCGAGATCGTCCGCTCGCTGACCGGGCACGACATCGCCACTCTCGCTCGACGGGAGGTTTTCGCGCCGCTCAGCTTGCATGCGACCTGCTTTCGCCCGCCACCGGATCTCCGGCCACGCAGCGCGGCGACGGAGCGAGGAAACGCGTTCGAGCGTTCCCGCGCGGGACCACCGGGTGCGCGCTACACCCCGTGGCGGGAAGCCGTCATTTGGGGTGAAGTCCACGATGGCAATGCCTTTTACGGTCTGGAGGGGATCGCTGGACACGCTGGGCTCTTCGCGCCAGCTGATGAGCTAGCCCGTTTCGCCCAGTTCTGGCTGGACCACGGACGCTGGGAGGGACGCCAGCTCTTGCCGTCCTCCCTCGTCAGCGAGGCGACCAGGCCCCAGGCCCCCGGCCGCGGTCTGGGATGGATGCTGGCCTTCAGCGGTACGGCCGCAGCACGTGGACTTCACCCCACTGCCTACGGACACACCGGCTTTACCGGCACCTCCCTTTGGATCGACCCCGAACGCGAGCTCGTGATCATCCTCCTGACGAATCGCGTCCATCCCGTCGTGCGTGCCGGCATCGAGGCAGTCCGAGCAGCCTTCACCGAGGCCGTCGCCCGAGCCGCTCGGGAGGTCGGCTGA
- a CDS encoding anhydro-N-acetylmuramic acid kinase — MRTALSGNRLCIGLLSGTSADAIDAALVRIRGAGPEAQLHLLAYRARPFPPLVRRELFQLFEQAPPALERLCTLHVILGELFAEAAMTLCRAAGCSLDEVFVIGSHGQTVWHQPAPSSLLTLAARGTLQIGDPAVIAERTGVPVVADFRAADMAAGGQGAPLTPYLDWVVLRHPTRHRAIQNIGGIGNVTYLPASAPREDVFAFDTGPGNMVIDGVVQLLTTGELDCDRNGALAAQGRVDRVLLERLLADPFLDQPPPKTTGRERYGLPFARQLLNEFGLPAGILRDPRVPATLRQRACDLVATVTAFTAHAIAESYRRWLPPIDEVVVSGGGARNPSLMRVLRDLLAPVPVVPVEALGLDSAAKEAMLFALLAHDACFGLPTNVPSATGARRAVTLGSLTPPNGWKERANREEEQP; from the coding sequence ATGCGGACGGCCCTATCGGGCAACCGTCTCTGTATCGGTCTGCTCTCCGGCACCTCCGCAGACGCGATCGATGCCGCCCTCGTCCGCATCAGGGGTGCCGGGCCGGAGGCACAGCTGCACCTTCTCGCCTACCGAGCCCGACCGTTCCCACCCCTCGTGCGGCGAGAACTTTTCCAGCTCTTCGAGCAGGCACCGCCGGCACTCGAACGACTCTGTACGCTCCACGTCATCCTCGGTGAGCTGTTCGCCGAGGCAGCGATGACCCTCTGCCGGGCAGCTGGTTGCTCGCTGGACGAGGTCTTCGTGATCGGCTCCCACGGACAGACGGTTTGGCACCAGCCAGCGCCCAGCTCACTCCTGACGCTCGCTGCCCGCGGAACGCTCCAGATCGGCGATCCAGCGGTCATCGCGGAGCGCACTGGCGTGCCGGTCGTCGCCGATTTCCGGGCCGCTGATATGGCTGCGGGTGGGCAAGGGGCTCCGCTGACACCATACCTCGACTGGGTCGTCTTGCGTCATCCGACGCGCCACCGTGCCATCCAGAATATCGGTGGCATCGGCAACGTCACGTACCTTCCAGCGAGTGCCCCGCGCGAGGACGTTTTCGCTTTCGATACCGGTCCCGGGAACATGGTGATCGACGGCGTCGTCCAGCTCCTGACCACCGGAGAGCTCGACTGCGACCGAAACGGGGCACTCGCCGCCCAGGGGCGCGTCGATCGCGTGCTTCTCGAGCGCTTGCTGGCCGATCCCTTCCTCGATCAGCCCCCGCCCAAAACGACGGGTCGCGAGCGCTACGGTTTGCCGTTCGCCCGACAGCTTTTGAACGAGTTCGGTCTTCCCGCTGGCATCCTCCGCGACCCGCGCGTCCCAGCGACCCTCCGCCAGCGAGCCTGTGACCTCGTCGCCACGGTCACGGCCTTCACCGCTCACGCGATCGCGGAGTCCTACCGGCGCTGGCTCCCACCGATCGACGAGGTCGTCGTGAGCGGCGGTGGCGCCCGCAACCCCTCCCTCATGAGGGTCCTGCGCGATCTCCTCGCGCCAGTCCCCGTCGTCCCGGTCGAAGCGCTCGGGCTCGACAGCGCCGCCAAGGAAGCGATGCTCTTCGCCCTGCTGGCCCATGACGCCTGCTTCGGGCTGCCGACCAATGTGCCGAGCGCGACCGGTGCCCGGCGTGCTGTCACGCTCGGTTCATTGACCCCACCTAACGGTTGGAAAGAACGAGCGAACCGAGAGGAGGAACAGCCGTGA
- a CDS encoding beta-N-acetylhexosaminidase: MLDVSRGKVPTLETLFRLVENLAAYKYNHVQLYIEHPFHFPSHPEIGAGSDPLTADDILALDEHCRAHHVELVPNLQSFGHLRRLLSLPRYAHLDEVGWQWSLTPAREETYQLLDELYADFLPNFTSSWLNVDCDETWDLGTGQSRALAERLGKGRLYLQHILRVRDLAAKYGRRIMVWADILLHFPDLVAELTDDIVLLDWWYEAQDHYPSAVLLGSLGRTFWVCPGTSSWNTLFPRIENAIGNIRTFVRDGLAAGASGMLLTDWGDYGHYQLLSLSWYPYLFGAAVAWSGPDIELDHFDRAFALLFLDRPADDASVRAIHRLGRAVTLPSLGLPNRSNSALALFDEPLAGRLIERTDPHDLEELAEAARAALRAWVALPDAQLRHDYTFTARLVVFAAEKLLASQRVRRLLGSLPDPADENGRSRGLTQLDEAIARLDAQRSLLERLAREFEQRWLAHARRSEIHQTLDRFTALGQRYQAAIAWLREQRERYASGLPVDATLATYSPGPYHPLWEEGVQKLLELVRLAGPDSLPAQLRESLEREGLLGGAG; this comes from the coding sequence ATGCTCGACGTCTCGCGCGGCAAAGTGCCCACGCTCGAGACGCTCTTCCGCTTGGTCGAGAACCTCGCAGCCTACAAATACAATCACGTTCAGCTCTACATCGAGCACCCCTTTCACTTCCCGAGTCACCCGGAGATCGGTGCCGGCTCCGATCCATTGACCGCTGACGACATCCTCGCGCTCGATGAGCACTGTCGTGCTCATCACGTCGAACTCGTCCCGAACCTCCAGTCGTTCGGACACCTGCGACGCTTGCTCTCGCTGCCCCGCTACGCCCATCTCGACGAGGTCGGTTGGCAGTGGAGCCTGACACCAGCCCGCGAGGAGACCTATCAGCTCCTCGACGAGCTGTACGCCGACTTCTTGCCCAATTTCACGTCGTCCTGGCTCAACGTCGATTGCGACGAGACCTGGGACCTCGGAACGGGTCAGTCCAGGGCACTGGCCGAACGTCTCGGCAAGGGGCGCCTTTATCTCCAGCACATCCTGCGTGTCCGCGATCTCGCCGCCAAGTATGGCCGCCGCATCATGGTCTGGGCCGATATCCTGCTTCACTTCCCCGACCTGGTTGCCGAGCTTACCGATGACATCGTGCTCCTCGACTGGTGGTACGAGGCACAGGATCATTACCCCTCAGCCGTGCTTCTCGGCTCGCTGGGGCGCACCTTCTGGGTCTGCCCCGGCACGTCGAGCTGGAACACCTTGTTCCCGCGTATCGAGAATGCAATCGGAAACATCCGTACCTTCGTGCGCGATGGGCTCGCTGCTGGCGCGAGTGGGATGTTGCTCACGGACTGGGGTGACTACGGGCACTACCAACTTCTCTCGCTTTCCTGGTACCCCTACCTGTTCGGTGCCGCTGTTGCGTGGTCCGGCCCCGACATCGAACTGGACCACTTCGATCGCGCCTTCGCGCTCCTCTTCCTCGACCGCCCAGCCGACGACGCGAGCGTGCGCGCGATCCATCGCCTGGGGCGCGCGGTGACCTTGCCGAGCCTTGGCTTGCCGAACCGCTCCAACAGTGCCCTGGCCCTCTTCGACGAGCCGCTCGCCGGTCGCCTGATCGAGCGGACCGACCCGCACGACCTGGAGGAACTCGCCGAAGCGGCCCGCGCGGCGCTTCGCGCCTGGGTCGCGCTGCCCGATGCGCAACTCCGACACGACTACACTTTCACGGCGCGTCTGGTCGTCTTCGCCGCCGAGAAGCTCCTCGCGAGCCAACGCGTACGTCGATTGCTCGGATCCCTGCCCGATCCAGCCGACGAGAACGGGCGATCACGGGGGCTCACGCAGCTCGACGAGGCGATCGCGAGACTCGATGCACAACGGTCGCTCCTCGAGCGCCTCGCTCGTGAGTTCGAGCAGCGTTGGCTGGCCCATGCCCGACGGAGCGAGATCCACCAGACGCTCGACCGTTTCACGGCGCTCGGCCAGCGTTATCAGGCAGCGATCGCCTGGCTCCGCGAGCAGCGTGAACGGTACGCCAGCGGCCTGCCAGTCGATGCCACGCTCGCGACCTACTCGCCCGGCCCCTATCATCCACTCTGGGAGGAAGGAGTGCAGAAGTTGCTGGAGCTCGTCCGCCTGGCTGGACCGGACAGCCTCCCAGCCCAGCTTCGCGAGTCGCTGGAACGCGAAGGACTGCTCGGGGGAGCAGGCTGA